The window CTGGGCGTTAAAAATTTCCTCCATCTGTTTAATCTGCCGACTAAGGCCAGGCTGTGAAATAAAAAGCCGGTCGGCTGCTTTCCTGAACTTCAGTTCTTCTGCCAGTACCTGAAAATATTTAAAATGTCTTAGCTCAACTTGATAACCCATGGTTATTACGTGATGATGTAATTGGTATTTATAGGTATCAAATATAGGAGTTATTTTTGTTTAAAACCTTTTCTAACATGAGCGAGCAGATTTTTAACTACGGAACAGATCATTTAACGGCCAATATAGCTTTGGCTATTGGTAGTGGCAACTTAAAAGGGGTACTTAGCCCAGAGGTTCGCGATAAAGTGATCGAAAGTAGCAAAGTTGTAGAACGGATTGCACTTGCTGATAAAGCCGTTTATGGTATTAACACGGGCTTTGGGCCACTGTGTACGTCGATGATTTCGGCGGTAGATACCCGTAAACTACAGGAAAATATTCTGAAAAGTCATGCGGTTGGCGTTGGAGGATCTATTGATATGGAAATTTCGAGACTAATGCTTGTGTTAAAACTACAGTCGCTGGCACAAGGCTATTCTGGTATCCGAATTGAAACGCTAGATAGAATGATCTGGTTTTTAGAAATAGGAGCAACACCAGTAGTTCCAAAACAGGGATCTGTGGGGGCATCGGGAGATCTGGCACCATTGTCGCACCTTTTTCTGCCTTTAATTGGATTAGGAAGGGTGCATTATAAAGATGAGATTGTTGCTGCTGAAAAGTTGCTGCAAGATTATCGGATGCAACCCTTACAGCTTGGGCCAAAAGAAGGTCTGGCTTTAATTAATGGAACCCAGTTTATAGCTGCACATGCGGTTAAAGTTGTTTCACGTTTAGAAAATGTGCTTAAATCTGCTGATATTATCTCGGCGATGATGATCGAAGGTTTAATGGGATCTGAAAAACCATTCCATCCCCGCTTGCATCAGTTAAGACCTTACCCTGCCAATATCGCTGTAGCCGCGCAAATCAGTAAATTGTTGCAAGGCTCCGAAATTATGCCCTCGCATTCTGATTGCGCCAAAGTACAGGATCCCTATTCTTTAAGGTGCATTCCACAGGTTCATGGTGCTTCCCGTACCGCTTGGCAGCATTTAAAAGAAGCAGTAGAAATAGAATTGAATTCGGTAACCGATAATCCGGTAATATTTAGTGACGAACTTACCATAAGTGGAGGGAACTTTCACGGGCAGCCATTGGCCTTGGCTTTAGATTATGCCTGTTTAGCTGCATCCGAAATTGGCAACATCAGCGACCGGAGGATTTACCTTTCGTTAGAAGGAAATACGCCAGGTGTACCGAAATTGTTGATGCGTGAAACCGGCTTAAATTCGGGTTTTATGATTGTGCAGTACACTTCGGCTGCATTGGCCAGCGAAAATAAGGGACTTTGCTTTCCGGCAAGTGCCGATAGTATCCCAACTTCGCTGGGACAGGAAGACCATGTAAGCATGGGCTCAATTAGTGGAAGAAAGGCTTTGCAGGTGATAGAAAATGTAGAAAAAATTCTGGGTATCGAACTCTTCTGTGCCGCACAGGCTGTTGATTATCATGCGCCATTAAAACCAGGCAGAATTTTGGCTGCCGTACATGGTTTCATCCGTTCAGAAATTGATCATTTTGAAGAAGATCAGATTATGTACGATAGAATGGAAACTGCTATAAACCTTGTGAAAACAGGTAAAGTGGTATCGGTTGCTGAACAGGCAGAAAAAACACTTAATTAATCAATTTAGCCTCGTACGACATGAATTTTGCAGCAGAAATATTAGCTGGTATACCATCAGAATTACCGAAAGCAAAGGATAGAAACCCTCAGCTCAGCCATGCTCCGGTGAGGAGAACTGTTTTGAACACAACTGAAAAAAAACTGGCTTTAAAAAATGCACTGCGTTACTTCCCCTCAAAATGGCACAGTGAACTTGCTCCCGAATTTTTAGCGGAACTGGATAGCTACGGACACATTTACATGTACCGTTTTATGCCAAATTATGCTATTTATGCCAGGCCAGTTAACGAATATCCTTGTCAAACCATTCAGGCTGCTGCCATCATGTTGATGATTCAGAATAATCTTGATCCGGCCATTGCACAGCACCCTGAAGAGTTGATTACTTATGGTGGAAATGGCAGTGTTTTTCAAAACTGGGCACAATACCTGCTTACTATGAAATACCTAGCTACAATGACTGATAAGCAAACTTTAAATGTGTACAGCGGTCACCCGCAAGGCCTGTTCCCATCCAGTACAGCTGCACCGCGTGTAGTGGTTACCAATGGGATGATGGTGCCAAACTATTCATCTACAGCTGATTTTGAAAAATTTAATGCCCTTGGGGTAACGCAATATGGCCAAATGACAGCCGGATCGTACATGTACATTGGCCCACAAGGGATTGTACATGGTACCGCCATTACTTTAATGAATGCTTTTAGAAAAAAAGGCTTTTATGGTAAAGATACAGCTGGAAAAATATTCTTGACAGCCGGATTGGGTGGAATGAGTGGGGCACAAACCAAGGCAGGTAACATTGTTGGCTGTATAACCGTTTGTGCAGAAGTAAATCCGCATGCGGCTATTAAACGAAAAGAACAGGGCTGGGTTGATGAGTTGATTGAGGGCTGGATGAACTGGTTGAAAGGGTAAAATTGGCTCAAAACCAAAAGGAGATAGTATCCTTAGCCTATCTAGGCAATGTAGTCGATGTTTGGGAACGGTTTGATGAAGAATCGATTGATGTGACTATTGGCTCCGATCAAACTTCGCTGCACAATCCGTATTCCGGGGCTATTATCCTGTTGGCTTAAGCTTTAATGAAGCCAATGCGCTTATGGCCGGGGCTGCCGACGAGTTTAAAAACTATGTTCAGAATTCGCTAAAATGCCAGGCGGCCAGCATTAACCGCCATGTGGCTAAGGGAACTTACTTTTTCGATTATGGCAACGCTTTTCTTTTAGAATGTAGCCGTGCAGGAGCTGATATTATGGCTCCAAATGGAATCGATTTTAGGTACCCATCGTACGTAGAAGATATTTTGGGCCCTATGTGTTTCGATTATGGTTTTGGTCCGTTTAGGTGGGTATGTACATCAGGTAGTGATAGCGATCTGGATATAACCGACAGGATCGCAAAAGAGGTAATGGAGGAAATTAAACTTCAGGCCCCTGCCGAAATTGAGCAACAACTCCAGGATAATATCAACTGGATTGTAGCAGCCAAAGAGAACAGGCTTGTGGTAGGCTCAAAGAGCAGGATTTTATATGCTGATGCTGAAGGCAGGGCAAAAATTGCCTTACGGTTTAATCAGGCTATTAAAACCGGCAAATTATCTGCTCCGGTAGTTTTGGGCAGAGATCATCACGATGTGAGTGGAACCGATTCACCATTTAGGGAAACGAGTAATATTTATGATGGAAGCCGCTTTACAGCAGATATGGCCATTCATAACGTAATTGGCGATAGCTTTAGAGGCGCTACTTGGGTTTCTATACATAATGGTGGCGGCGTGGGCTGGGGCGAAGTAACCAACGGTGGCTTTGGAATGGTGCTGGATGGAACAGAAGAGGCGGCTGAAAAATTACAGAATATGCTTTTTTATGATGTGAATAATGGTATCGCGAGAAGAAGCTGGGCACGCAATAAAGAAGCCCGTTTTGCCATCGAACGCGAAATGGAACGCAGCCCATGCTTAACTGTAACATTGCCTAACCTGGTTGATAATGAATTGTTGGATGGCTTAAACATGTAAAAAATACCTGCAAAGCGTTACTGGTTTAAGGCTGGTAACGCTTTGCAGATCAAATACTCACCATAACTTCTTTAAAAAGGTTTTTAATTACACTAATTTCTGTAGCGTATTGGGTATTTTTTCTACAACCAAAGTACAAGGTGTTTTTAAGTTTACTGCTGCCTTCCCAAATCACCTTTATTTTTTGCTCCTCTACTTCTTTTTTGCAAAGAAAATCGGGAATAATGGCTAAACCTTTTCCCCCAGATAAGCAGCGCACAATAGAATTTAAGTTTGGTACAATATAATTCGGGCGGAAATCGGCATGCTTACCAAAATTAAGCTGCCAGAAACGCAAAAGGTGCTCCATATCTCCCGCGGTTCCATACCATTTCTGTTGTTTCAGCCAGTCTTCCATGCCAAAGAGATCATTCTTTTTAGCAAGCGCATTAAAAGTATCTCCATCTGTTTCTATTCCACCTACCAAAACAATCGTTTCCGACGAAAACGCTTCATGTTCTACGTTAGGCGAATTCCCTTTTTGTGGAGTAATAATCAGATCTAAAATACCCTTATCCAATTGGTCGAGCATTTCGGGATATTCACCAAAACGGATAATTACATTAAAAGGAAGTGTAGAAATGTATTGTTCGAGCGTAATCTGAAAAGTTTCAAAACACATACCTACACTAATGGTTGGGGTGTGTTTTTCCGTACTTTTCTGAAAGTGCTTTTCGGCATCTTCGAGCTTGGCCAGCGGTTCTACAATAAAATTATAAAGCACTTTTCCCTTTTCTGTAGGAATCATCTTCCGGCCAGTGCGCTCAAATAATTTGTAGCCTACATAACTTTCTAACGAACTGAGGTGTAAACTCACCCCAGGTTGCGATATAAATAAATTTTCGGCCGCACCTGTTAAAGTGCCTGTTTTATAAATTGCCTTAAAACTTCTGTACCATTCTAAATTAACCATAATTGTGTTATTATAATTCTGATACAAATCTATAAATTAACTTGTTTTAATAATAGAAGTAGGCAATGTAATTTTGTGTCATCAAAATAAAAAAAACGAAATGACAAAAATATTCATCATAAACGGCGGTCAGAAATTCGGCCACTCCGGCGGAAGGTTTAACGAAACCATTACTAATGCTACAATCGATTTCTTTTCGCAATTGCCTGAATTTGAAGTGCAAACAACCAACATTAACGATGCTTACGATCCTAAAGCAGAAGTGGCCAAATATGTTTGGGCAGATGTTGTAATTTATCATACGCCAATCTGGTGGTTCCAGGTGCCACATGCCTTTAAACAATATATTGATGTGGTATTTACCGAAGGCCATAACAGTGGTATTTACCTCAGCGACGGCCGCAAATCGGATAACCCAACGCGCAATTACGGTACCGGAGGGATGTTACATGGCCGTAAATATATGGTAACCTCTTCATGGAATGCACCAAAAGAAGCATTTACTTTACCGGGAGAGTTTTTTATGGAAACCAGCGTAGATGATGGCGTACTATTTGGTTTCCACCGGATGAACGCTTTTACTGGTATGGAACGGATTAATGGTGTACATTTTCATGACGTAGAAAAAAATGCCGATATCATAACCGATCTTAAAATTTACACTGAACATTTAACCGAAACCTTTTTAAATACCGAAGTATATGAGTCTCTATCTAACTGCAATAGTTAAAAGTAAAAAAGAAACTACGGCTGAATTAAAAGCCGTGTTATTGGATATGGTCGTAAATTCACGACAGGAAGCCGCCTGCATCCAGTACGATTTACACGAAGCTGCCGATCAGGAAACCTTCATTTTTCAGGAAGAATGGAAAAATCAGGCGAGTTTGGATTTTCACAATGACCAACCTTATATTCTAGCATTTGTTGTCAGAGCTGCTGAGCTAACAGAAAGTATTGCCATTTATAAAACAGATAAACTGGCTTAAATTACAATTTTGCTCGGCGGGCAGTAAGCGATGAACCTGCCGAGGCAATTACTACAAATGCAACGGCAAAACATTCTTTTAGCGAAAGATACTCGTGTAAAAATACCAATGCTGCGAGCGAAGCCATAGCCGGTTCGAGACTCATTAAAATACTAAATGTACGCGCAGGTAGTTGTTTAAGCGCGCGCATTTCGAGGGTAAAGGGAATAGCACTTGATAGTAGAGCAAGTGCAGCCCCCAATCCCAGTAATTTAGGATTTAACTGTCCTAAACCGCCACCAAAAATGCCAAATGGAAGGATTAGGACAGTGGCAAACAACATGCCTATGGCAACGGCATCGCCACCCTTCATAATTTTCGAAATCCGGCCACCTAATATGATATAACCCGCCCAAAAAAGACCAGCTAAAAGTGCCAGTAATACACCCACAATATCAAGTCCGGTGTTGGTCCAGGGAGCAATTAAAGCAATACCTGTTGCAGCCAGTATTACCCACAAAAAATCGATAGTTTTTTTTGAACCAAAAATGGCCAGGAGCAATGGGCCAACAAATTCTAAAGTTACACCAAGTCCTACCGGTATTCTGGCTATGGCCATGTAAAACACCATGTTCATAGTACCCAAACAAATGCCATACAGGATGACATACTTCCATTGCTTAAAATTTAATTTAAGCAGGTTTGGCCTGAAAGCAATCAATAAAATAATAGCCGATAATCCTATTCTCAACGATGCTGTTGCAGCAGCCCCGATTTGTGGGAAAAGCCCTTTCGCAATTGCAGCTCCGCACTGTACGCTGATGATAGAGAGTAAAACAGCAGGTATAGGTGGGATATTTAATTTGCTTTTCATCTGGGACTCGTAATTGAGGCGCAAAATTACGGAATTATCACTTTCCAGATTTTTTTAAATAAAAAAAGGAGAATCAGATTATTCCAATTCTCCTTTTTCAAATGTATCAATAGGTTATTAACAAAACAGTTCCTGTTCATCCCTGTTTTCAGTCGGGATTTTTTTTAAAAAATCATCAAAAGATGGGCCTTCGTTATCCGAATAGATGCCATAAGCATCAAGTATATAGCCTATGTTTTTATCCTGATCTTCTACAAGGTACAATACTGAATTGTCTGCAGGGTCGGAATCGCCTTCAAAGCGATAAGTTTTTACGATGGTTAAATCTTCTGGGTTATAAATGGTGCCCAGCGTTTTGCTTTGCATCTTGCCGTGATCGCTTATTTTTAATTCGTTATCTTTTCCTTTCAGCCTCAATTTCTCCAAAATTTGACTCAAAGTGTTCATTGCAATTGGCTGTTCCATGGTTATACGATTTTATAATTTAAACAAGTGGTTTTCGAAATGGTTTTATCACAAATGATTTTAAACCAAACCAAATGGTTTTCAGGCTGTTTCTCCTTAAACTAAATTTTAAAATCATGAAAAAATATTTTTTAAGCCTGTTAATTGTCGGCACAGCTTTTTTAAACGCCTGTACCAAAACCGATAAAGAAGTGGCGCAAGCCAACCTGACTGAAACAGCCGATCCATCGAAAAATATCGGTACAGCGAAGTTTTACGAGCTTAGTGATGGGAAGATTAAACTCGATATTGAAATGAATTTTGCGGCAAGGGCGGATAGTAATGTAGCCGTGCACTTTCACGAACATGGCGATTGCGGTAACATGGGCGAGAATACACACGGGCACTGGAATCCTACGAAAGAAGCACATGGGAAGTGGGGTTCGGTAGCTTACCACAGTGGCGATATTGGGAATATTATGCTCGATAGTAAAGGGCATGCAACCTTATCGATAACCACCGATCGGTGGAGCATTAAAGATGGCGACATTAAAAATATTATCGGCAGAGCGATTATTGTACACGGTGGTACCGACGATTATACAACACAACCTACCGGCAACTCGGGCCCAAGGGTAGGCTGTGGGTTATTGAAGCAGTTAAGTAGTCTCTTCGTCACTTCGAGCGGAATATAATGGAGCCGAGAAGTCTATTGATGAATGATTGTTGTAGATATAAGTAAGTGTTTTATTTGATTACTTTTTAAGCGGTTAATTTTTAACCGCTTTTTTTATGCAATTCGAGTTTTATTGTCATCATCATTAAAAAACCAAATATTATGGCAACACTAAACGAATCGCAAGGCAGCAAGGCTGCAAAAGGAAGAACCAAAAAAGCGACACCAAGGGTAGACCTTACTGCAATGGTAGATCTGATGTTTTTACTGACAACATTTTTTATGCTCACTACCTCTTTGGGCTCGCTAAATGCGGCAGATATTGCTAAACCCATCAAAACAGATGTTACTGATAATTATCCTGAATCCAGAACCATGACCATTTTATTGGGGAAGAATAACCAGGCTGTTTGTTACATGGGGACAATAGAAAAAGCAGATATGAAAGTAGTAGCCGTTAAAAATATTCAGGATGAGTTAAAGGCAAATGAACTTAAAGTGGCTAAAACACATTCCAATAATCCGGCAAAATTCATGATTGTGATTATCAAACCTACCAAAACGTCTAAATTTCAGGATTTTGTAGATTTGGTAGATGAAATGAAAATTGTCGGTATCAAATCGTATGCAATCGACGATGACCATATCAGTAAGGAAGAATCCTTATTTATGAAATCGAAAGGCATGTAAACAGGTAATGTTGGTCTAAAATCAGCGAATAAAACGAATATGCCCTGATTTTTTTCTAATGAATAAATTGAATATGATAAATAATACAATGGTTTTTGAGTAAACAGGCCAATTGGAGTCGATTTAAGCTGTTTTATGCGTTTTGTTAAGCTTACGTTAGTTTTTTGTTAGATGTTTAATAATACACCTGTACTGCTAATATGTTTACATTCGTCTATTGTCTGGCCAGGCATTAGGCGGCAATCCCGAAAAGCCTTTAATGAGTAGGGAGCTTAAAACTCAAAAAAATCTAGTATGAAAAGTTTAGAATTAAAAAATCTTAACGTTCAGGAAATGAACACAGCCGAAATGTCGCAAGTTGAAGGTGGTGGTATTGTTAACAATACTTTAACTGAAGTTTTAACTTCTCTTTCTACCGCTTTAAACGCAGTTGGTGCAGATACTTCAACATTCTTAAACAAAACATTGACCAATGTTTTGAAACTTGTTTGGAGCTTATAAGCAAAGTTATTGTATCCGCTGTTCTGATTTTCAGGATAGCGGATGCTTTATCAACTAAATACTATGGCTTTAACCAACTACTCAACCGAAAAAATTTCAAATACCGCTCTCGTTTATCGTTCTCAAATCAGTAAGCCCAGTCAGTTAATTTATGTGGTTACCGTAGTGGCCATTATAGCTGTGCTAGTGGCCCTTCCCATTATTAAAATACCCATTAGTATTAATGGTACCGGTATTTTACAATCAACTATCGAAAAAACTGAACTTATTGTACCCGTAAACGGTCGCTTAATACAGTATAAGCTAGCGGATAACAAAAGACTGAAACAGGGTGATACCCTCCTAGCCATTGATGCCGGATTACCCAAGCAGCAAGATGCGCTGGTTGAAACACGTAAAAACCAGATAACCCGCTTTTTACAGGATATTAGCACTCTTTTATCGTTTAATGGCGGTTCTTCCAGTCTACAAACGGGGCAATATGTAGCCTCATGGCAGCAATATGTACAGGAATTAAAAAATGCCGGTATTGCCAAGCGGCAGGCAACAAGCACCTTTGCACGTTACAATAAATTGTACCAGAATAAAGTGCTTACGCAATCTGAATATGAAAAATACAAATACGAACTGGAGCAGGCCGAATCGGTTTACCTTATGGTGCGTACCAAATATAAAACCCAATGGCAAACCGAAGCCAACGGCTACCGCAACGAACTGCGCGAGCTTTCTGGTCAGCAAGCCGAAATTAACGAACAGAAAAAACAGTATGTATTAAGGGCTCCGATCGATGGATCGGTTCAGAACTTAGTTGGGATACAAAACGGAGCCTATGTTTTTGCCAACCAAAAAATCGGAGAGGTTTCGCCCGATGCCGGTTTGGCCGCTTATTGTTACATCAATCCATCCGATATTGGCCTGATTAGAAAAGGACAGGAGGTGCACTTTCAGATTAATGCCTATAACTATAACCAGTGGGGCCTGGCTGTGGGTAAAGTGATTGATATTGCCGATGATATTGTGATTTTAAACGGTAACCAGCCTGCCTTTAAGGTAAAGTGCCTGATGGATAAAAATTTCCTGATGCTTAAAAACGGTTACAAAGGTTATTTAAAAAAGGGAATGAATTTTACTGCCCGTTTTAAAGTAACTGACCGCAGTTTATTTCAATTGCTTTACGATAAGGTAGACGACTGGGTTAATCCAAACTTAATCCAAAAAACATAACAGGCCATGAGTACTAAGGTTAAGCAAAGAGATATTACTGATTGTGGCGCGGCTTGTCTGGCCTCGGTGGCCTCGCATTACAAGTTAAATTTAGCGGTTGCCCGTATCAGGCAACTTGCCGGAACAGATAAAAAAGGAACCACGGTTTTAGGGCTGGTAGAGGCCGCTCAAAAATTAGGATTTGAAGCAAAAGGTGTAAAAGCGCCTTTTGATAGTTTATTTAAAATACCTACACCTGCCATTGCGCATATTATTGTAAATGATATCCTGCAGCATTTTGTAGTGATATATAAAGTAAACAATAAATTTATAGAGGTGATGGACCCTATAGATGGGAACGTGCATCGTAAAACACATGATCAATTTAAAAAGGAGTGGACTGGTGCACTGGTGTTGTTGTTGCCATCTGAAAGTTTTCAGCTTGGCAATGAAAAAAAATCAATTCAGGGAAGATTTTGGAATTTGATTAAACCGCACAAAGGCATTCTGACACAAGTTTTATTTGGTGCAGTTGTTTATACTGTGTTGGGTTTATCTACCTCTATTTTTGTACAAAAACTGGTCGACTTTGTGTT is drawn from Pedobacter sp. HDW13 and contains these coding sequences:
- the hutH gene encoding histidine ammonia-lyase is translated as MSEQIFNYGTDHLTANIALAIGSGNLKGVLSPEVRDKVIESSKVVERIALADKAVYGINTGFGPLCTSMISAVDTRKLQENILKSHAVGVGGSIDMEISRLMLVLKLQSLAQGYSGIRIETLDRMIWFLEIGATPVVPKQGSVGASGDLAPLSHLFLPLIGLGRVHYKDEIVAAEKLLQDYRMQPLQLGPKEGLALINGTQFIAAHAVKVVSRLENVLKSADIISAMMIEGLMGSEKPFHPRLHQLRPYPANIAVAAQISKLLQGSEIMPSHSDCAKVQDPYSLRCIPQVHGASRTAWQHLKEAVEIELNSVTDNPVIFSDELTISGGNFHGQPLALALDYACLAASEIGNISDRRIYLSLEGNTPGVPKLLMRETGLNSGFMIVQYTSAALASENKGLCFPASADSIPTSLGQEDHVSMGSISGRKALQVIENVEKILGIELFCAAQAVDYHAPLKPGRILAAVHGFIRSEIDHFEEDQIMYDRMETAINLVKTGKVVSVAEQAEKTLN
- a CDS encoding urocanate hydratase; this translates as MAQNQKEIVSLAYLGNVVDVWERFDEESIDVTIGSDQTSLHNPYSGAIILLA
- a CDS encoding LysR family transcriptional regulator, yielding MVNLEWYRSFKAIYKTGTLTGAAENLFISQPGVSLHLSSLESYVGYKLFERTGRKMIPTEKGKVLYNFIVEPLAKLEDAEKHFQKSTEKHTPTISVGMCFETFQITLEQYISTLPFNVIIRFGEYPEMLDQLDKGILDLIITPQKGNSPNVEHEAFSSETIVLVGGIETDGDTFNALAKKNDLFGMEDWLKQQKWYGTAGDMEHLLRFWQLNFGKHADFRPNYIVPNLNSIVRCLSGGKGLAIIPDFLCKKEVEEQKIKVIWEGSSKLKNTLYFGCRKNTQYATEISVIKNLFKEVMVSI
- a CDS encoding NAD(P)H-dependent oxidoreductase; amino-acid sequence: MTKIFIINGGQKFGHSGGRFNETITNATIDFFSQLPEFEVQTTNINDAYDPKAEVAKYVWADVVIYHTPIWWFQVPHAFKQYIDVVFTEGHNSGIYLSDGRKSDNPTRNYGTGGMLHGRKYMVTSSWNAPKEAFTLPGEFFMETSVDDGVLFGFHRMNAFTGMERINGVHFHDVEKNADIITDLKIYTEHLTETFLNTEVYESLSNCNS
- a CDS encoding putative quinol monooxygenase; the encoded protein is MSLYLTAIVKSKKETTAELKAVLLDMVVNSRQEAACIQYDLHEAADQETFIFQEEWKNQASLDFHNDQPYILAFVVRAAELTESIAIYKTDKLA
- a CDS encoding DMT family transporter, translated to MKSKLNIPPIPAVLLSIISVQCGAAIAKGLFPQIGAAATASLRIGLSAIILLIAFRPNLLKLNFKQWKYVILYGICLGTMNMVFYMAIARIPVGLGVTLEFVGPLLLAIFGSKKTIDFLWVILAATGIALIAPWTNTGLDIVGVLLALLAGLFWAGYIILGGRISKIMKGGDAVAIGMLFATVLILPFGIFGGGLGQLNPKLLGLGAALALLSSAIPFTLEMRALKQLPARTFSILMSLEPAMASLAALVFLHEYLSLKECFAVAFVVIASAGSSLTARRAKL
- a CDS encoding superoxide dismutase family protein, with product MKKYFLSLLIVGTAFLNACTKTDKEVAQANLTETADPSKNIGTAKFYELSDGKIKLDIEMNFAARADSNVAVHFHEHGDCGNMGENTHGHWNPTKEAHGKWGSVAYHSGDIGNIMLDSKGHATLSITTDRWSIKDGDIKNIIGRAIIVHGGTDDYTTQPTGNSGPRVGCGLLKQLSSLFVTSSGI
- a CDS encoding biopolymer transporter ExbD, whose protein sequence is MATLNESQGSKAAKGRTKKATPRVDLTAMVDLMFLLTTFFMLTTSLGSLNAADIAKPIKTDVTDNYPESRTMTILLGKNNQAVCYMGTIEKADMKVVAVKNIQDELKANELKVAKTHSNNPAKFMIVIIKPTKTSKFQDFVDLVDEMKIVGIKSYAIDDDHISKEESLFMKSKGM
- a CDS encoding HlyD family secretion protein, with translation MALTNYSTEKISNTALVYRSQISKPSQLIYVVTVVAIIAVLVALPIIKIPISINGTGILQSTIEKTELIVPVNGRLIQYKLADNKRLKQGDTLLAIDAGLPKQQDALVETRKNQITRFLQDISTLLSFNGGSSSLQTGQYVASWQQYVQELKNAGIAKRQATSTFARYNKLYQNKVLTQSEYEKYKYELEQAESVYLMVRTKYKTQWQTEANGYRNELRELSGQQAEINEQKKQYVLRAPIDGSVQNLVGIQNGAYVFANQKIGEVSPDAGLAAYCYINPSDIGLIRKGQEVHFQINAYNYNQWGLAVGKVIDIADDIVILNGNQPAFKVKCLMDKNFLMLKNGYKGYLKKGMNFTARFKVTDRSLFQLLYDKVDDWVNPNLIQKT